TAGCCTGAACCTCCAGAGCGAAGTCGGGGACCAcagtgatgatgaagaagaggaggaggatcctGAGTTGAAGGAGTGGAGGAGCAGGTACCGAGACGAGAAGATGAAAGTAATCCAGCTGGAACTGCAGTTGGACCAGAAAAGGAAAGAATGCGACACCCTCTTGGAAGGGTGCAAAGTAACAAAGGAGAGGATCTGGGACCAGGTGCAGGAGATCAACCAGCTCCTTCCTGAggggggcagagggagccagGGCTGTGAGGAGCTGAGCCAACGGTACAGCCGCGATGCCACGGAAGAAGATTATTACCTCAACCTCTTGGCCGCACAAGTGCAAGaactgaagaagaggaggaagcagcagcagcaggaggatgaGAAGCTTCAGAAAGAGCAAGCCAAAATGGCAGCCATGCAAGAAGCAGGAAAAGAGGAGCCAAAGGCCCCTGTGGCCCTGCAGGAGAAAGTACTGTGGCCTGgcgaggaggaggcagaagaagGGAAACGCCATGATGAGGAGCTGAAGCGCCTCCGGGACGAAGTTACGGCAGCCCTTGAGGAAAAAGAGAGTGCTGCGAGGAGGGTGCAGGAGATGGAGGGCCACATGGAGAACATGAGGGCCGTGATCAGTGTCTACGAGGCAAAGAAGAAGGCCCAGAGCGGGACGCTGAAGGAAATGGAGGCCCGTACGCTGGAGCTGGAGGGTGAGAACCAGCAGTTGCGCGGGCTGCTGGCGAAGCACCTGGGAGAGTGTGAGAAGGTGGGGAAGCAAGAGAGTGGGCTCCCCCCTGgggagaagctgtcccagttccTCGCAGAGATGGAGGAAGAATATTCCAGAGTGCAGAGGGAGAACGCTGAGGTGGCTTCCGAGAACGAGGCCCTGAAGCGGGAGGCAGAGGAGGCCCTCAGGAGCAAGCTGCAGTTCCAAGCGGTGCCATCAGGGGCGGTCAAGAAGAGTGTGTCTGCTTGGAAGAAGATTGTGGCGGGTCTGGAAGGTGCCCTGACTAAGTTGGAGCAGGTGAACTCTGCTCTCCTGGAGAAAGCCAGGCCTCTCCGGGAAGCCATCTTGGCCTCCGGGTTGAGAGTTGTGGCCAACAGAAACGGGTATCACAGAGAAGAAGAGAATGGTATCATGGAGGATGAGGAGAAACTGCCCGTGGGTGATGCCAAAGCCCCTGAGGAACTGGGAAAAGCTGGAAAAGGCAAGAGCCAGCTCCCTGAGGGCTCTTCCGGGCAGGTCAAGCTCAGGCCAAAGCCTGAGGTGGCAGAAAACAAGGCCCGCCCCTGCCGGAAGAGCTCCGACCTGGAGAAGGAGGTGTGGGACCTCAAGCAGAACAACGGCAGCCTCGTGAAGGAGCTGGCAGAGctgagcagggagagggagaagctcCAGGAGCAGCTGAGGGGTTTGTGCTCTCCGAAAGATGGACCTTCCGAGGCAGATGCACCAGGGAGCTTGGTGGAAGAGCTGAAGCAGACGGTGGACTCTCTGAACCAGCAGCTCTCGGCCGAGAGCGAGGaatcgaggaagctgcgcctgagGCTGGAGGCCCAGAGGAAGGAGATGGTATCCGTGAGGGACACCTTCCTGAGGCAAATGTCCAAAGAGGCCGGCCACTTAAGGCCAGAAAATCTCGACAGCTGCATCTTGAAGGAGCTGCACTGGAAGCTGGACAATGTGGTGAAGAAACAGAACGAGGCCTTGCAGCTGGTGTCcgagatggaggaggagagccACGCCCTCGAGGTGGACCGCAGCCTCCTTGCTAACCAAAACGGCCTTGACTCGTCCGTGGCGGAGGACAAGGCCTGGCGGGAAGGCTCCTCTGAGGCCTCGGATGCCATCGGAGACAACTGGAAGGTCAGGCAGCGGATGAGCGAGCTGGAGGAAGGCCTGCAAGAGCTGAAAGGGGTGTTAGAAGCTGTCCAGGTCTCCCTGGGAGGAAGAGGCAAGGAGGCCGCCCGGCTGAAGGAGGTGCTTGATCGCCTCGTCGGTAAGATGGCCGAACTGcgccaggaggaagaggaggccctCAGGAAGCACGAGAAAGTCCGTGGCATGCTGTCCATCAGAGCGCAAGCCCTGGGAGAGGAGCTGGCCACCCTTCGGGAGAAATACGAGGAAGCGAGTGGGGAGTGCTCCCGCCACAAGGAAGACCTTGCTTCCGAAAGGCAGAAGAATGAGGAGCTCATCGCTGAGGCAGTTGAGcatgaggaggaggtggaggagctgAGAGGGAAGTCCCAGATGATGGAAAGCGCGATGGAGAAGATGAATAGGAAGATGGAAGAGCTGGCCAGGACCTGCCAGGACAGAGAAGGGAAGGTAGGAGGGGAAATTTCGAGGGCTGGGGCGGCTAACCCCTTTCGGCCTTATGCCTTTATTATTTGTGTCCAAAAGGGCTCCCAATGTGGCTAATGTAGAATCAGTTAAAACAAGGCAGTCCCTGCCCACGACATGCAAGGGGAAGGgccagggagggaagaaggggggaaatccaaTCTCAGGCAGCAGTTCTTGTAAATTTATgaaaatacataaataacattatatctcaaaaatatatcaaagccCAGATTCTGAAACAGCTGTTCCTATAATGACTGGCTAGCACAGTTCAAGGGTATGAGGTGCCCGATAACAGCTGAGTTTTTATGCTTTTAAGAATGAATGTAATATGTGAGAATCGATCATATTTTTAGCAGAACCAGTAAATTTGTCAAGATCAAAGGAGCAAGAGGGGAATTAGAAAAGATCTGCACATAGGATGATTGCAAACTGTGGTTGTCAGTTCATCACGCTGCACCTTTGCAAAGCTTccctgtctgaatgcagccaataAGCTCTCTCCCCATTAACACCAGACGGCCATTTTCCTCACTGGAACCCCTGGCATTACTGGGCCTGTCTGAATTGCAAGGGCCATCTTGGGGGAACAGGGAACAAATATTATTGTTAGCATTATTAGAAATATACCATTAACTTTGACCAGTCTGCACCAGTGACCCTGTTGGTaaggtcatagaatcgtagaattgttgagttggaagggatccaagggtcatctagtccaacccccccttaC
This is a stretch of genomic DNA from Lacerta agilis isolate rLacAgi1 chromosome 17, rLacAgi1.pri, whole genome shotgun sequence. It encodes these proteins:
- the ANKRD35 gene encoding ankyrin repeat domain-containing protein 35 isoform X1 codes for the protein MSLPVPPFLIQTRPGAWAEQTDPSPADHGPLLGDGLNVVHLTRVWRPQKAGAAAAAMKKMFSCSSNQVAVESWNKHDQKLFDAVEKGDVGRVSVLASKKTAKATKLNALGQSAFHLAASKGLTECLTILLSHGADVNDKNEDGSTALHLSTIACQPQCVKVLLQHGANEDCVDGENRTPLHWAAISGCASSVLLLCDQEAFLDVMDNNGRTPLMIAAQGNQPAICSQLLQRGAKVDLIDKDGKTALILACESGSTESAELLLQNEANMTLLDKTGHDSLYYATQAKNRKLRRLVRTALKKWKKRELGLDYSSETGSQVPSESGRETDVSSLNLQSEVGDHSDDEEEEEDPELKEWRSRYRDEKMKVIQLELQLDQKRKECDTLLEGCKVTKERIWDQVQEINQLLPEGGRGSQGCEELSQRYSRDATEEDYYLNLLAAQVQELKKRRKQQQQEDEKLQKEQAKMAAMQEAGKEEPKAPVALQEKVLWPGEEEAEEGKRHDEELKRLRDEVTAALEEKESAARRVQEMEGHMENMRAVISVYEAKKKAQSGTLKEMEARTLELEGENQQLRGLLAKHLGECEKVGKQESGLPPGEKLSQFLAEMEEEYSRVQRENAEVASENEALKREAEEALRSKLQFQAVPSGAVKKSVSAWKKIVAGLEGALTKLEQVNSALLEKARPLREAILASGLRVVANRNGYHREEENGIMEDEEKLPVGDAKAPEELGKAGKGKSQLPEGSSGQVKLRPKPEVAENKARPCRKSSDLEKEVWDLKQNNGSLVKELAELSREREKLQEQLRGLCSPKDGPSEADAPGSLVEELKQTVDSLNQQLSAESEESRKLRLRLEAQRKEMVSVRDTFLRQMSKEAGHLRPENLDSCILKELHWKLDNVVKKQNEALQLVSEMEEESHALEVDRSLLANQNGLDSSVAEDKAWREGSSEASDAIGDNWKVRQRMSELEEGLQELKGVLEAVQVSLGGRGKEAARLKEVLDRLVGKMAELRQEEEEALRKHEKVRGMLSIRAQALGEELATLREKYEEASGECSRHKEDLASERQKNEELIAEAVEHEEEVEELRGKSQMMESAMEKMNRKMEELARTCQDREGKIRKLLKETEKLSSEVLNLRSERARLQLQNEVVQKNHQEIVAIYRTHLLNAAQGFMDEEVHAMLLRILRTNDG
- the ANKRD35 gene encoding ankyrin repeat domain-containing protein 35 isoform X2, which translates into the protein MPWGNLRTFHLAASKGLTECLTILLSHGADVNDKNEDGSTALHLSTIACQPQCVKVLLQHGANEDCVDGENRTPLHWAAISGCASSVLLLCDQEAFLDVMDNNGRTPLMIAAQGNQPAICSQLLQRGAKVDLIDKDGKTALILACESGSTESAELLLQNEANMTLLDKTGHDSLYYATQAKNRKLRRLVRTALKKWKKRELGLDYSSETGSQVPSESGRETDVSSLNLQSEVGDHSDDEEEEEDPELKEWRSRYRDEKMKVIQLELQLDQKRKECDTLLEGCKVTKERIWDQVQEINQLLPEGGRGSQGCEELSQRYSRDATEEDYYLNLLAAQVQELKKRRKQQQQEDEKLQKEQAKMAAMQEAGKEEPKAPVALQEKVLWPGEEEAEEGKRHDEELKRLRDEVTAALEEKESAARRVQEMEGHMENMRAVISVYEAKKKAQSGTLKEMEARTLELEGENQQLRGLLAKHLGECEKVGKQESGLPPGEKLSQFLAEMEEEYSRVQRENAEVASENEALKREAEEALRSKLQFQAVPSGAVKKSVSAWKKIVAGLEGALTKLEQVNSALLEKARPLREAILASGLRVVANRNGYHREEENGIMEDEEKLPVGDAKAPEELGKAGKGKSQLPEGSSGQVKLRPKPEVAENKARPCRKSSDLEKEVWDLKQNNGSLVKELAELSREREKLQEQLRGLCSPKDGPSEADAPGSLVEELKQTVDSLNQQLSAESEESRKLRLRLEAQRKEMVSVRDTFLRQMSKEAGHLRPENLDSCILKELHWKLDNVVKKQNEALQLVSEMEEESHALEVDRSLLANQNGLDSSVAEDKAWREGSSEASDAIGDNWKVRQRMSELEEGLQELKGVLEAVQVSLGGRGKEAARLKEVLDRLVGKMAELRQEEEEALRKHEKVRGMLSIRAQALGEELATLREKYEEASGECSRHKEDLASERQKNEELIAEAVEHEEEVEELRGKSQMMESAMEKMNRKMEELARTCQDREGKIRKLLKETEKLSSEVLNLRSERARLQLQNEVVQKNHQEIVAIYRTHLLNAAQGFMDEEVHAMLLRILRTNDG